In Myxococcus virescens, a single genomic region encodes these proteins:
- a CDS encoding DUF3108 domain-containing protein, translating to MSPLRTLFAALLSLSSVSAWAQLPDAEADAPEAESAKAEEPEAPLTVAPCTSALPALRTPMAFMPGEVLEFDLDAMGAQAGTMTMRVHKQKDGQLPIQVEAQTNTFFSKVRRVRGSATAYLHPRTLRPNRYVEDTMENEQRRKVNVAFGQKERTVKVDYQFGQRPKGQFNYTFDKDGLDVAGAIYLLRQLPLKDDLQVCFDVYGVRRMWRMQGAVVKREQVTTPLGQFNAWHVTGTAVRLDRPKQKREVHVWISDDARRLPLAAVGTIDLGAVRATLTSVSRPGEKPQKSEGQETMKW from the coding sequence ATGAGCCCCCTGCGCACCCTCTTCGCGGCCCTGTTGTCACTGTCCAGCGTCAGCGCCTGGGCCCAGTTGCCGGACGCGGAGGCGGACGCGCCGGAGGCTGAGAGCGCCAAGGCCGAGGAGCCCGAGGCGCCCCTCACCGTGGCGCCGTGCACCTCCGCGCTGCCGGCACTGCGCACGCCCATGGCGTTCATGCCGGGTGAGGTGCTCGAGTTCGACCTCGACGCCATGGGCGCGCAGGCGGGCACCATGACGATGCGCGTCCACAAGCAGAAGGATGGGCAGCTCCCCATCCAGGTGGAGGCGCAGACCAACACCTTCTTCTCCAAGGTGCGGCGCGTGCGCGGCAGCGCCACCGCGTACCTCCACCCTCGCACGCTGCGCCCCAATCGCTACGTCGAAGACACCATGGAGAACGAACAGCGCCGCAAGGTGAACGTCGCGTTCGGCCAGAAGGAGCGCACCGTCAAGGTCGACTACCAGTTCGGCCAGCGTCCCAAGGGGCAGTTCAACTACACCTTCGACAAGGACGGCCTGGATGTGGCCGGGGCCATCTACCTGCTGCGCCAGCTGCCGCTCAAGGACGACCTCCAGGTGTGCTTCGACGTCTACGGCGTGCGCCGCATGTGGCGCATGCAGGGCGCGGTGGTGAAGCGCGAACAGGTGACGACGCCACTGGGCCAATTCAACGCCTGGCACGTGACGGGCACCGCCGTGCGACTGGACCGGCCCAAGCAGAAGCGTGAAGTCCACGTCTGGATTTCAGACGACGCGCGCCGCCTGCCGCTGGCCGCCGTGGGCACCATCGACCTGGGCGCCGTGCGCGCCACCCTCACCTCCGTGTCGCGTCCGGGTGAGAAGCCGCAAAAGAGCGAAGGACAGGAAACGATGAAGTGGTGA